CCGCGTGCCCGGCACCCGGGTCGCACCCGGCGCGTCCGGACTGGGCGACGCAGGCGACGGGCAGCGCGACCGTCGCACGGCGGATGTGGCAGAAGCAGCCGACGGCGTCGATCCTGCTGCCGACGGGGCGTACGTTCGACGCGATTTCCGTGCCCGAGACCGCCGGGTTCCTCGCGCTGGCGCGGATGGAGCGCATGGAGCTGACGCTGGGGCCGGTGACGCTCACGCCGGATCGGCGGATGGAGTTCTTCGTGCTGCCGGGGGCGTCCGTGAAGGTGCCTGATCTGGTGCGGAAGCTGGGGTGGTCGTTGTCGTCGCTGGATCTGACCGTGCTGGGTGAGGGCGCGTATGTGGCTGCGCCGCCTACGCGGTTCGGGTCTCGGGGGGCTGTGCAGTGGGCCTGCCGGCCTACGCCTGCGAATCGGTGGCTGCCGGACGCTGAGGAGTTGATCTCGCCGTTGGCGTATGCGTGCGGCAGGGATCGGTAAGCGCCCTTTCGTCTGCCTGGTTGCCGTTGCGTGGCGACTGCAGGATCGTCCGTGGTTGATCGCGCCCACGCGGCGGAGCCGCAT
This region of Streptomyces caelestis genomic DNA includes:
- a CDS encoding bifunctional DNA primase/polymerase, yielding MFIVEETIAGTEAAQIPKQRGESLLETAVRYAEERHWDVFPGTWLEAVDGAQHCSCGDAACPAPGSHPARPDWATQATGSATVARRMWQKQPTASILLPTGRTFDAISVPETAGFLALARMERMELTLGPVTLTPDRRMEFFVLPGASVKVPDLVRKLGWSLSSLDLTVLGEGAYVAAPPTRFGSRGAVQWACRPTPANRWLPDAEELISPLAYACGRDR